The window TAAGTGAAAAAGATGCTCAAACTTAAAAAAACAGCTTAAAGGTTAGAAGTTAGTGTGAGGTATTTTCTGAATaactttttttacttttatgGTCTTAtgtgattaaaattaatttcatcatCCAGTTGTGCAACTTAtaggttttatattatttttctaatatgcagtaaataattatttgcactaatatattaaattatccaAACAGTTAAGAacttaaaagttttaattttgACTTGCCCTTTTAAGTACTTTCTATAAACTTTATCAAATGGGCTCCTTGTCAGATTCATCGATCTCTTTTTTGTTTTATGCATGAGAGttataatcttattttcttttttaatcttTGGATGTTTTGTCGTTATGCTTGCATCAGgagatttaaaaataagaaagaagCACTAGAGGCTGAAGCTGACCCAGAAAGAGACCAGAGAACTGTTTTTGCATACCAGGTTTGCAGCTTATTAGTCTTAGATTCTTACCTTCTTTGCATGATGCAGGTTATTGTTTTTTGAAACTGTTGTGGTCTGTATTGGCAGATGTCTCTTAAGGCAACTGAGAGGGATATTTATGAGTTCTTCTCCAAGGCTGGAAAGGTTAAGTGGTTTCCTTTTTTGTTTACCCCTGAATTCTTTGTTGTaattattgacattttttttttacatttttaacaTTATAAATAATTGCAGGTGTGGTATTCTATCACTTGCTTGCTGCACTCCATGTGTTATGTCTTTTAGATCAATATACCACTTGCATGCCTAAGGCTTTAGGATTAGTTTGTACTCCTCATTTGTCATGCTTcttaaccttataattatgttttattgaGATACATCTGCTTCCTGTTGCAGTAAATGCTCCCCTGCCTTCCATTTCAAGTAGTATAGTGACTTTTGTGTCTCAACATTCTATATCTGTGGGGTGAGTGAGAATGTTTAAATGAGCAAACCCCAATGATCTTGTCATAGTACCGCAGGTGGTTTGTGGAAAGCAATGGATGTGTTTCATGTAATATTTTCTATATTCTATAGTAAGCCATTTTCCTATTTACTAATGCATGTTACAACTTCAGGTGAGAGATGTTCGACTAATCATGGATCGCAATTCAAGAAGGTCAAAAGGAGTTGGGTATGATCCTTGTTCCTGGACCGTCAGATGATTTTGTCTTCTGGTGTAAACTCCATATTCTTTGAATAAAGTTCTACTTGCTCTAAAAGCATCAGAAATGTTAATTAGTGACTGGGCTAGGAAAACCTTGTGACACTGTGCATTGTCAAGGTGGATTAATTGGTTCAAGTAACCTTTCAGTATTATGTCATACTTTTAACATTTAATGAAAAAACAAGTTTTTGGGTACAAAATATTGAATTATAGACTAGTCTGCTTTTATTGTGTCTGTTTGTGATGATAAGAGGTTCTGTAGATTGAAAATCTTATTACCGGGGTCTTTAGTACATGCCGCACCTAGAACTGCATTGTTCTGATATAATGATTGACCCTGTGTACATAAGATCAGTAAGTTAATATGtaaatgatttatattttcCCTTGAATTTGGTTATAACTATAGACGGGCCTGTTTTGAGCATTTCCAACATTGTAGATATCTTATAATACAAAAAAACTagaaaaagtgaatataaaaaTGAAGCAAGTACTCTGGCATTGTCTAACAGCCTACAACACTGCACAAAGTTTGCATAGTGTAATGTGGGGATTAAGCTGACTCCGTGGTTTGGCTTTATGTGGGGATAAAATAAGTTCAGGCTCAAAGCTTGTAAGTTTCTGCCTACAGGTTGCTCAAGTATAGTGTTCCTTCTCTTTCACAAGAATTATTGACATTCTCTGAGTTTATTGATTTTGTGCTTCAATTCACTATGACCTTTGGGTAATTTGCAATTATCATATGGATCTTTGGCGGGTTAATAATGTTGTTCTGTGAGGAGTATAGAATCACTTAATAGTGAATATGCTTCAAGTTcacttattttttcaaaattttgctcTCCTGCATATGTTGCTTGCTTTCATGTTATCCTGGTATAATTGCAAGCTTACATTTTGCTCGATGACTCTAGGTATATCGAGTTTTATGATGCTATGTCAGTGCCAATGGCTATAGCATTATCTGGCCACCTACTTCTTGGGCAGCCTGTAATGGTTAAACCTTCAGAGGCAGAGAAGAATCTTGTTCAGTCTAATGCTTCAGCTGTTGGGTCTGGTGGTCTTGCAGGGCCTTATGGTGCTGTTGAGAGAAAATTATATGTTGGCAATTTACACTTTAACATGACAGAATTTCAGCTTAAACAGGTGAAATGATTGATTTCTGTTGTCTTCCTTAAATTATGAAAGATTTCTGGCTCTTTTTTAACTTTATTGACTTCCTCTTACTCTTTGTCGCTGTATCAGAAGTAATGTAAAACCGACATTCACTGCCTCTTTGAATCTTTATCAAGAGAAAATAAGTAATGACTAATGAATAATCATTCCATTTGTAAAGAATTGTACAAGATGTAATTTGCCTCGAAATATTTGGGGGTCAAACTAAGATGTTAAATGTAATGACAGCAGAGGTCCAAAATAAAAGATTATAGTTAATGAACAGGAAAAAAGGACGGATCCACTTTACAGGTACATACTGTAAGGGTGCTACTATCTATACCCTTGCTCACACCACTAATATTTTGTTGCTACTTAATAGTATTCACATAATGGCTGTATTACTGACACTTGTCTATAATCATCTCATTGCAACATTCTCTTTCTGACGGTGTCTTCTTATTCTGTTGTCGGCTTTATTATGATGTGAAATAATAGATTATATGTAGAAAACATGAGTTTGGATTATAGTTAGCTTGGTgtttgtttttgtgtgtgtgtttgtgtttgtaatGCTAGGCTGTTGATTTCCCtagatttttgaagcttttggCCCAGTGGAGCTTGTGCAACTACCTGCTGACCAAGAGACAGGACACTGCAAAGGTTTCGGCTTTGTTCAAGTCGGTATTGACACACATCTAGCTGTATAAAGTATTTTTTGAAGAGTAAGGTGTGCATGTGTAATCTAGTGTGTCTACTGATGGCATTTAGTTATCATTGCATATAGTTTCTGCAACGTGAACATGCAAAAGCAGCTGAGAGTTTGAATGGGAAATTGGAGATTGCTGGTCGTACTATCAAGGTAAGAATAGGGATTTCAGAACGTAGAGCCTCATACATATGTTTTACATTTGCCTCCAATAATTATTAAACAATATGTACTATTGCCTTTTCTTTAGGTTTCATCTGTTGCAGATCATGTTGGTGCACAAGATTCAGGAGCGAAAGCCGCAGACTTCGATGATGATGACGGGGCTGGTTTGGTAAGTATGGTCTCTGTGTTCATTTGTGATAATATTGTAGTATGTCAAGGAATTGGTCATCTCTGTTCCTCCTTGATAGTATACCTGTTATTTTCGTATATGCTCATTACATGTATGCTAGTATAAGTCGTGTTTTCTTGGTAGACAACTAATATGATAAAAATTCGTTTCATTGATAACtatgataaaataatagatTTCGTCGATCcaattataatatagattatatatttattaattaaataattgaattcTATGGTCCTGCCTCCTGCGGTTAAATTTAAGTAAGGTTTTACTATACTGTAGTACTAATTGTTATATGCTTCGTGAGTTATAGTTACCTTACTGTATTGCTTTTAGATGTGTAACTAGTTAGATCCTTCTATTGGAATCAGTGTTGTTTAAGGCGCATATTATAAAAAAGTGGAGGACCCGGATTTGAGGCACGTCTGGCAAAGCGCTAGTAATCGCGCACCTTTTGGCTAAAAAAAACATTTACTCACAGATTTGACAaacaagtactccctccgttcttgAATAtctgccttttgacttttcagcACACATTTAAAGGTGCTTTGACCACATAGCTAGAAATGTCATTTTCAAgtatttctttttgtgaataaaagtattgatattgtatttttattcagaaaaagaaatttttaaaaataatatttttaactatatagTCAAAACACTTTAagatgcgtgccaaaaagtcaaaaggcagatatttaagaacggagggagtataatagtAATACTAAACATAGTCTTACCATTCAAACATAACAGAGAGCATAAATAACATGAAAtattgccaataatgaagcctTAATCAATAAGGTTCTCTAATTCGAAAGCTGCGGTGTCATCTACCTCAATGTCAGGCCCTCAAATTCTTGTTAttcctcttcttcctcttcatATATTAGACTTGAAGAAAATGCTCTATGAGTTGCATTTGAGGTGGTTGTGCCTCTTGTCAAGTGTCTTGTACAATAAAGTGGTTCCTTAGCTGCAGAGGCAGTAAGCACATGATCCCAACTAATGTCTTCACCTATATGGACCTCATCATCGTCAAAACTCTTTCCAAGCAACCATTCATTACAATCATCAATTACATCTAGAGCAACAGGGTCTTGAACAACACATGCATCGaatctatattatatttgacaTATACCAAGTCATTGAGTCGCTTTTTGAGTCAATCTGTTCCTCATCCACTCCAATTGCGCTCACAAACAGAAGCACTACATGTCAAACTCAAGACTTTGATTGCAAATCTCTGTAAATCTCCTTCAAATTTCTGCATCGTACATCCACCTCGCGAACATCTTGCAAGCTTGACTTCGAAAGTGTTCCATTACCTTCTTTGAATCTTGAAGAGGAATCAGAATTACAAAAGATAAGAATCAGAATTAAATACAAGAATAACAAAGAGGAGATGAAGAGGAAAGATGAAACAAGTGATAATGATGAAGATTGAAACGAGAATATGTATATACTAAGAAGTAAGTAGAAGGCTTACTTGTAGATAATTGTGCAGCTGCTGAGATGTTGAGAAAATCAGAGTTGAGTGGCTGAGATTTAGAGATGAAACCCTAAAGTGGGGTTTTTCCTTTTAACCTTTTGAAGGGGTATTAATGTCTTTTTATTTCATGAGCGCCTCTTTGCAGTTCTTAGCGCCTTTGGACGATTTTACTAACCACGCTAAAGCGCACATTTTATTCGCAGATCTTGAGCCTAATCGCGAAGCGCCATTAGTCACGCCTTTAACAACACTGATTTGGAATATATGACATTTTATGTTTCTTGATTAGTAATGATGTATAAGTTGCATCCCTAATGATATGGTATATTTTGGTAAAGTTTATATCAGCTATAGAGACTGTCATACTAGTAGTTACTAACTTCCCAGTCAGTAATTAGACCGAACATCGATACCTAGGGAGTAGGGACAGATACTACATAAACTTATTTTTCCCTGGGACCCCTCTTTTAACATTCGCAACAAGGATTTAGTTTTGTGAAGTTTTCACTCTAAGAGCTTAGTTGGATCATTATCCTTCAATCCTGGGGACACCTTTTTCCAAAATTCTGCAGACTGCACATTTTCAATGAAAGTTGGCACCCCAATGgctgaaaaaagaaaaataaagaggCAACGGCTCTTCACAATATGAGATAGTTGTGTACATGTAGTTAGATTTTTGGTGATTGTCAATGTTCTGAAGGTTTTATGAAGGATATTTGATCTTTTGTAGCCATTGTTTTGTTCATAAATAAATTGTAACACTCACAAAACTGTACGTTATGTCATGGTTAACCATTGAGCTAATATAAGCTATTAACATTAACAGATAAGTGcagaatttataatttataaactgtACAGTATTTATAATATCTAttcagctttcatccttttggaaatgatgattattttacgggattatgattttttttaaagataaatgAATTTTCTTGTGATATATTACTGCTAATGTTTAAAATGTTTACACAGGCTTTAAATGCTCAATCGAGAGCGTCGCTAATGCAGAAACTGGACCGCAGTGGTACTGCCACAAGGTTGGCTATAATATCATCTGTTGTTTTGTAAGTGTGCCGATGATCATATGGCAGAGTGTAAATGCAATCCTCCTTGTAGTTTTGCAGGGTCTCTTGGAGCTCCCATGCTTTTTGGCTCAGCTCCAGTTCAGCCGTCTATTGGCATGCCTATGAATGGAGCAAATCCAGCTTTTCCAGCACAAATGACTCCTGCAGCTTTAGAGCCAATTGGAAAACCAAGCGAGTGCTTGCTCTTAAAGAATATGTTTGATCCAACTACTGAGGTTTTTGATTAACTATAGTATTGTTTTTTGCTACATCTACAACTTAATTATTTAGAGACTGGCACAACCACCGCAAACGTGTTTAAGATTACGCATCTTTTGTTGTGCAAGATCTTCATTTTGCATTACTGGTACAGGATGATCCAGAATTTGATCAGGACATAAAGGAGGATGTGGAGGAAGAGTGTTCTAAATATGGTCAAGTGAAGCACATTTATGTGGACAAGTAAGTTTCTAGTGGAAGCATATAGTTCTGAAATCCTGTTTTTTGTCGATTCAAATTgtattttaacatttttcaagaaattcaggCTTTGCATCAGTCACAAGTCCCAACATAGACCTGGGCTATTTCCAAAAGTATGATGGGCTATTTCCAAACACACCAGTCATTCCATGTTAATTTATAGCCTGCAACTGGTATACCAAATATTAATTATGATGGAACAGAAAACATCTCTAGTTCTGGAATGGCCCGATACACAGAATCttatgtgttatatatatattccaacCAACAGAATAGAGTAGCAAGGTGTATTTGGATTATAATGGCTATGACTAATTGTTATATTCACCTGTTTAGCAATCACTAATACTGTATACTATATTATATCAGAGACTAGGTACATATAAATTGTCTGTTATCTGCTTGTTGAAGTGGATGTTTTGCAATCTTGCAGATCTGTATATTGTTCATTAGTCGCCCGTTAATTGATTGTAGATCTCTAGGATGTATTGGAAAATTAAAAAGTACCATCAAGATTTGGCTTGTAAATTAGTAAATTACTAAGCCAATGATATTACTTTGAAGCCTTGCTTACTACTAGTTTTCTGGTAACAGGAACAGTTCTGGTTATGTCTATATGCGGTTTGAAAATGTTGAAGGAGCGTCACGTGCTCAGCAAGCAATGCATAGGAGATGGTTTGCTCGTAAAATGATTTCAGCCATCTTCTTGGTAAGTACTGTTAATAAATGAATGCAAATACTCCCCTGATTTCCGATTATTAAAGTTTCCTGTTCTCGAAGTTGGTATGATTTTTTGTACATAGCTTTGTTATTAGTTTGAACGAGACTCGTTTTGTTTGATTCAGTATATAATGATTACAAGTCTTCTGACACCAGACATTTGATCTTTCGTGCTGTACCTTATTCTGCCAACACTTTCTAGATAGTCAGCCGGAATCAGACTTACCCCTGTTACACACTAGAAGTTGGTATTTCGTTGTTGTTTTCAAGTTCTAGGTCCACACACCCAAACTATTGTAGCCTGCCaaatatagattttttttttgtcttgaATTTCCTCTATGAGAAGTTAGTTGTTTAATGTTTGACATGAAAGCttttattaatctatcatgCAGCAATCGTACGAATATGATGCTAAATTCAAAGGTGCAGCTTGAACAGTTCCGGCCTGGACACGCATATGGTCATTGCTACAACTATGCTGTGTCAAGTGTCGCTTTATATACtgtatcaatttttattattgtttcacATGTACACAAGTAATAGGTAAAGGTTTTTCAGCACTAGCTGCTTGAATGATAAACTGTATTGTTGAAGTACTGAAGGTGCGTTAATCTTTTCCTCAGATTGTTTCATTTGTGCAAGTGTGTTGCACTGGATTAGATTTAAGGAATTTTTTCAGTATATTTCTTTAGTTCCGTACCATTTTTCGGTAactgatatatgtttgttttctATATCTTTGACCAGGCAATGCTGCAAATGTAAAATAAAATGGACGAAATGCATTTGCCAGACTTCGAAATTTGCAATGTTGGTATATAAGGAATATAGGGAACATAGAAATCTGTGATGGCTATTAATAGGAgtaatattgaatatttatattgtctCTGTTATGATAGTTCTGACCcttagaaactagaaaccatgAGATAGAAGCGCGGCAAAATTATTTGTCAAACCTTTAGATACTTTTGTTTTAGTCCATACGGAGAAAAGGAATCCCTTCTGTTTTCTCTTTGGGGGCTGGGGcagaaatgtttttttttgatcTGATCCTTCTTTTTCAACCTTCTGTGTTAATTACAATTCTTGGAGTATGACTTGATTTAGCCCAGtgtttaaattatataagaatTTTATTTTGACTGCCCTTGTTGCTTtcaatattaaatagaaaatggCACATCCATTTGCATTGTTAATTTTGTCTGGAATCTGTTGAGGCTTCTAATGAAAATTATTCTGCGGCTGCTTATGTCTTATATAATTTGTTCTTTGAGCTTGATTAATCGTCAAAATTCCTCTATCTTATCAATTATGCATATGTTAAATATACCATTAGAAAATAGCTCCAAGGATGTCAAATTAACCCGCTTAGagccttagagcatctccaaatgGTGACAGGTAAAATGCTCAGAGTTAAAATGTAAATTGTGGTTGAGATGAATGGTGTGTCATTGGCACTGTTACGTATAAGATTAAATTATATCCTTATGGCTTTGTTGGCTCGATAAATTAAACATGACTGTCTATAGCTATATAGTTATTAATATTGCTAAGAGAATCTCCAATCTCAAAAGCCCTTGGTTAAAATCTTGTATGTGATATAGTTATTAATATCTGGCTGGTTAGCTAAAAATTATACTACTTCAACCCTCCAATGACGTTGATAATATTTTTCGAATTAAGTGTGcctttagatataattttaaataggcACAATTATAGATAATTCCATTAGAGCTTATAAATATTCTCTTAATAAAATATTGGCATAATCAACTTATGTATTTTGCATATTCTTTCAATAATGACAATCATGCTACGTGTTTTGCATATTCTTTCAGTGACCCATTAGGTCATATTGACTAATTTGAATAAGAGTTTTGTTTAGTGATGTTGTGAACATCTTCAATAACATAAATTCCTTAGTTAAAAacagattaaaaaatattataaatacaaatcataGACATTGTCTAAAGAAATTGAACTCTAATAGGACAAAATTGTTTGGCTATAATTTAGGCAACCTTAAAAGTTTGTCTATGTCGAATCTCCATATATGCAGGAATCTTggtatcatattaaaataatataaattgttcataataatttgaaataataataaaatatcttttttaaaatatgaccaatccatataattattatattataataaaatattttagaaattgaacaaattttatataatataatcaaattttgtcaaaaaattttTAACGCAACGCATGTTTTTCGAAAACATGTCTTGGCGAGTAAAGCATGACTATTGATTTGGCGGTGGTAGTGTAGAATTTTAGATATGCCGGGTCCTATGGTAAACCGGGGGAAAATTCACCGTTGAGTTGAGAAgttgatgaaaattttaaaaggtAGATTCATGACTTGTTACTCTCCGATATGATTTCAATTCCTATTTCTGCAAAGGTGGTAAATATCGAACTTTGATAGCcataaaaaaattcagaaaagtcATCTTTATAAGGAGACCTCGAggaaatatttagatatatcTGTTCATAATCGTGACAATAACGTGATTTCAGCTACAAAGTGATTGAAAATAAACTCAACTTCACTATCATTTCAATTACATAAACCCACCGTGTTTCCACCATACATCTGATCTCTGTTTTACCATTTAGTTTTTCTTGAGAACTTTGATATTCTTCCAGCGGGACTCCATATAATTAGAATCATCGTCTTGAGCATACACCCCGCATTTGAAGAAATGAGAGTTTCCTCCTCGGCCCGTTGTTTCGAATTTCAAGTCCCCGTCGATGTAAACCTGCACCTTGTTTGCATCGACGTCGTAGATCACGTTTAGTCGGAACCATCTATTGTAAATGTTCTGGACAAGAACAGGGTTGCGGTAATATGCAAGTGTGCCTTTGTATGTTCTAAGCATCAGAGTAGTTGCATGAGGGCTCCCGCCAAAAATTTGCATAATGCATGCTCCTGATGTTACTCTTGGGACGTATCCGTATCCTTCGAATTGCCAGACACCAGAGGAGAAGTCATAACCCTGAAAAAATAAACGGAAAGTTTTGTTAGTCTAGTACTAGCTCTGTAACTGAACCCCGAGAGGTATTAGAACATATACTCATTTGAAAGACATATAAGTTTATGACCTGGATACGGATTTCAGTACGTGGATTGGTATGGCTATCAGGTGAGTGAGGTTTATCGGATTTGTACACCCACATCTTGTGAACTCCGTTAATGAAGCTGTATCGTTTATTGACAGGGACATTGTAAGGCTTTTGAATATCAAAGTTGGATTGATCTAGAGGTAGAGAGGTGAAGCCGACAGTCGGATCAACAGCCGCTGTAAGCTGGAAGGAGAGCCAAGCGAGGCACAAGCAAATGGGAACAAGTAGTGAGGCAGATTCCATCTCTACTAGAGTATGTAGTTTGCAGTTGGAGATGGTGAGATATGATACTGAAACTAGCTGGGATGAATGCATATTTATAGTCTACAAGTATGAGAAAATGACATGAATTTGGTCCTGCTGGTTTGTTTATTAGTCCGTTTAGGACAAAGTCATTACCCCAATTTCGGGGTTACACCAAGAATGATTTCTCTCCACGTTTAGTGCTcgatattattattacttttgcAGAAAATCTGCAGTAAACCAGAAGGAGTTGCAAAACAAGACTCATACTTGGATGTTTTCGTAAAGACATATTATTGTATATAAGACTACATGATGTACTTGTGTTGCGTGTTGTATGGATAATCGGAATTATAGGGAGAGATGtatgttatataaataattgtgcTTGTGAATGTTAATTTTTTGTAAAGAATTAATGATCACATCATAATACTGAAATACCTCTTTTCACATttgaagataaaaatatatgatcctAATATCCTTTTGGATTTCTGAGAAGAGATAACCCGACTTGAATTTCAACATGATGAAAACTAAGTCTTGATATAATGAGCAATTAGTGTAGTTAGAGATGATGCAAGGGAAGGTCCAAGTATATGACCAACAATGATAATATATGCCAGATAATATATTGTACCAGtaataacttaatatttttaaatgcgGCGCACTTGTGCAATACATTTAACTGGTAATTATCTCAATAATTAGTATTAACTTTTGGTTAATGACATGCACTTGTGTATTGCAATTTGCATGTCATTAGTGCTGGTAAGTTAAAGAATTTGTATGTTCTGGATATTATATCTTATTAATTTGGTATTATTACTTATTTAAAAGAGCATTTACTTCAAAGTATCAattagtttttgttttgtttttatttggtttttttttgGCATGAACTGTTATCGCTTGGGTCAATGTCAAGATCCATTTTTATGAGTTGTGTTTTTCTTAGGAATATGTCTATCAATCACCATTGTGGTTACTATTATGCATAATCTTGTACTATATCATGGGCATTAATTTTACAAAAGCATCAGTAGAAGTACACGATATTGGCAAGATATAAGCAGTGTATTTGTAACTATATCCAGGGTTCTTGgccagatttttttttttttcttcttaactAATTGCATGTTTATAGTGTGTGGATAGCCATAGCTGGTAGCTTTCCCGTTAAAAACGACTGTTTGGTTTGTTTGAGTCTAACATgacagaacaaaaaaaatatctcGATGACCAATTTCAGCCAAACTGAAAAGTGATgacttgatatatttgaatggaatgaatcactaatttgatattttttcctaATCTTGTCCGAGTGTGTCTTTTTAggaaaatgctagagaccccaaaaaattgtcccaaataattttcccaaatgatgtgtCCAAATCTGATTGGCTGAATTCACtcccataataatgagaccccctgcagattcatcaatcacccaatcataATTAGCCACTTgtttgccacatcatttggtaaagatttttgggaattttttttggggtctctagcattgccgGTCTTATTATGTACATGAGGCTCAGATTTGAATTTTGAACTCTTGTCTTTGCATAACAAATCAAAAAGGCATCTTAAGGATACATGTGTTCATAACCATTACAATTATGTTAATTCAGCTCcaaattgattaaaaataatctcTACCTCGCTATCATTTCACTCAACAGACACTCTGATCCTCCCATTACGACCCTTTTACAGTTTAGTTTTTCCTGAGAACTTTAATGTTCTTCCAACGGGACTCCATATAATGAGAATCGTGGTCTTGAGCATACACTCCACATTTGAAGAAATGAGAGTTTCCTCCTCTGCCAGT of the Daucus carota subsp. sativus chromosome 4, DH1 v3.0, whole genome shotgun sequence genome contains:
- the LOC108218695 gene encoding uncharacterized protein LOC108218695; this translates as MEFDEYDYLEKSVYEPKDGKSKDDDIMTEKGHRRSRRESRDKDDEREEDGGERKSSRRLRDGDENGGGERKRERDEDRDSRRIKSSSGHRSGRDGDRHRERREESDRGEKDGDRHRERREKESDRGDKDRDSDKRDKDRVSEKRDKDRDSEKREKDRDSEKREKDRDSEKREKDRDSEKRERERRKERERSKEKDRSRRSSSRSRIEREEFLKDGEPEMETRRFKNKKEALEAEADPERDQRTVFAYQMSLKATERDIYEFFSKAGKVRDVRLIMDRNSRRSKGVGYIEFYDAMSVPMAIALSGHLLLGQPVMVKPSEAEKNLVQSNASAVGSGGLAGPYGAVERKLYVGNLHFNMTEFQLKQIFEAFGPVELVQLPADQETGHCKGFGFVQFLQREHAKAAESLNGKLEIAGRTIKVSSVADHVGAQDSGAKAADFDDDDGAGLALNAQSRASLMQKLDRSGTATSFAGSLGAPMLFGSAPVQPSIGMPMNGANPAFPAQMTPAALEPIGKPSECLLLKNMFDPTTEDDPEFDQDIKEDVEEECSKYGQVKHIYVDKNSSGYVYMRFENVEGASRAQQAMHRRWFARKMISAIFLQSYEYDAKFKGAA
- the LOC108217991 gene encoding citrate-binding protein, which translates into the protein MESASLLVPICLCLAWLSFQLTAAVDPTVGFTSLPLDQSNFDIQKPYNVPVNKRYSFINGVHKMWVYKSDKPHSPDSHTNPRTEIRIQGYDFSSGVWQFEGYGYVPRVTSGACIMQIFGGSPHATTLMLRTYKGTLAYYRNPVLVQNIYNRWFRLNVIYDVDANKVQVYIDGDLKFETTGRGGNSHFFKCGVYAQDDDSNYMESRWKNIKVLKKN